TGGTGGAAGTGAATCAGTTGTGTCTTTACTGTCCCTCTGAATGTATGTTTTGGACGGTGGCTGGTTGTGCGCAAAAGGTTGTGGGTGTCTGTTTGTTTGTGGTCaccattttagttcagagatacagattagaaacagccctttcagccaccgagtccacgctgaccatctatcacccgttcacactagttcccactttctcatccactccctgcacactaggggcaatttacagaggccaattaacacacgtacctgcaggtgtttggaatgtgggagaaaaccagagcacccggagaaaacacacgcggtcacagggtgaacgtgcaaactccacacacagcattggaggtcaggattaaacctagtctctggcgctgtggggcagcagctcaaccagctacaTCACTGTGCCCACCATTCTCTAATGCCAATTCAATCCAGTGGTGTCCACGACTGGGCAACAACAATCTTCCAGTTTTGATTTGTCTGCAGCTTCATCAGGGAAAGATGGCCGGCACATTAGGGAAAGTCCAGAAAGTCAATGTTTTGTTTGTGGTGGTTTTAACCTTGGTGGTGTATGTGAAAGATGTGAATGAATTCCTCTGACTCTGTTTCTGAATGTGACATTCCCAAATGTCATCCAGTTCTCTGTGAAAAGACATTGATCGCCCGGGCCACTTCTAGACCAAAGCCTCGTCTAGTCTTTCAGGGTCAGCATTTTGCTCTGAGATATGTTTAACTGTTGTatgttcctgtctgttctgtttgtggaCGGGCCTTCGATGTCCATGTAAGTGTACAACATCACGTGGTGCAGTCGGGGAGTGTGATGTGGTCtgaagtagaggtgctgctgtgccagtggattaagaagggagtcgatgtattctgctacccGATAGGATTCACTTCCACAGTCAGACACAATGGGCCTTCCTGGACGTATTTCCCCAGGTTCTGTCCACCTGTCCGGGTGTTTGTGTATAttggggaaaatgtagaatttttacacccgtggttcaaaggtcttttattgtcacatttacattgatatgtaaattattctcgggtattctaatggtttgtgacaatgtggagtttgtacgttctctctgtgacctgcgtgggtttactccaggaggttccagtttcctcccacactctaaagacgtacaggtttggaggctaattggcttggtataaatgttaattgccccttgtgtgtgtaggattgtgttagtatgtggggatcgcaggtcggcgctggcctgtttcgcactgtataatgaactggatttgatcagGAAATTCAAGCCATAATATAATAAGTTTTAATCTCCAATTTGAGAGGGGGAAggaaaaatcggaagtgtcagtattacaattgaacaaaggggactatggagctatgagggaggagctggccaaagttgactggaaagataccccagcagggatgacagtggaacaacaatggcaggtatttctgggaataatacagaaggtgcaggatcagttaattccaaagaggaagaaagattccaaggggagtaaggggcgaccgttgctgacaagggaagtcagggacagtataaaaataagagagaagaagtataacatagcaaagatgagggggaagccagaggattgggacacctttatagagcaacagaagataaataaaaaggcaatacggggagaaaaaatgaggtTCGAAAgtaagcttgccaagaatataaaggaggatagtaaaagcttctttgggtatgtgaagaggaaaacattagttaagagcaaagttggacccttgaagactgaaacaggtgaatttattatgaggaacaaggaaatggcagacgagttgaacaggtactttggatctgtcttcactaaggaaaacacaaacaatcttctgatgtactagtggccagaggatctagggtaacggaggaactgaaggaaattcacatcaggcaggaaatggtgttgaatagactgatgggactgaaggctgataaatctccagggcctgatggtctgcatcccagggtacttaaggaagtggctctagaaattgtggacgctttggtgatcattttccaatgttctatagattctggatcagttcctgtggattggagggtagctaatgttatcctactttttaagaaaggcaggagagagaaaatagggaattactgatcagttagcctgacatcagtggtggagaagatgctggagtcaattataaaagatgaaatagcggcacatttggatagcagtaacaggatcggtccaagtcagcatggatttacgaagggtaaatcatgcttaactaatcttctggaattttttgaggatgtaagtaggaaaatggacaagggagagccagtggatgtagtgtacctggactttcagaaagcatttgataaggtcccacataagagaatagtgggcaaaatgagagcacatggttttgggggtaggttactgacatggatagaaaattggtttacagacaggaaacaaagacgggataaacggttccctttcagaatggcaggcagtgacgtggggtaccgcaaggctcggtgctgggaccgcaggtatttacaatatagatgaatgatttagatgaagggattaaaagtagcattagcaaatttgcagatgacacaaagctgggtgtccatgaccgtattgaatggcggctcgaagggccgaatggcctactcctgcacacattgtctattgtctatctctaaactaaacatataaatGCACCATGATTTTTTTGAGGCATTGTAAAAAGTCTTCAATTTCCATTAGTCTTTCCTTatagatgggctttgtcaacttaGTGCAGTGCTCTGTTTTACTTCATAATCTGTGTGCCTCGAATAAGTATTGATGTTTGTCCATGACAACTCTGTTCTTCCCCTTATCTGCTGCTTTGATGATCATTTCCCTGTTGTCTTTCACCTCTCTTAGGATTTGGGTATTGTAagctgtgaggaaagagttaacagacatggttgatttagactagggatagaaaaataacttagaaagaaataagatgtcagcagaagccagactgttagtagaatagaaagtaacgatatacagaagagagaaattctagataaaaagtagcaacagaaatacttcagcaGGAGATAGCACAgaaattagaacaaaggggagagggacacgaagtcacgctcaactacgcatgcttgatgagattacatgaatatgtacacacacccattatgacaagatgcctaatttaaatgcacatgcgatgcatgaaagGGGAAgtgtctttgacgttgggtgggcgtatcCCAGATGTTCTCGTGGGAAACAGGCTTTATgtaatgattggaagaagctcaatagggagggatgagaatgtgataataatgaaaagaaatgtataaagatagaagacatcccgatcctcggtgtgcctctaggggacatcagaggagaggcacctattctgcagaatatgaaattaataaaaacacttctttgtctgaatttgtctcaagagcatttgtgatttttgaatctcacattaGCCAAGTTTACTGCTGAAGAGGAGAGCCAGCATCTGGCTGATGGAGGGAAAAGACAAGGCCAGGTGAGCAAAGTTTTGCGAAAGTTGTCTTTTAATAGaagcggcacagcggtagttgctgcctcacagagccagagacccgagttccatcctgactacaggtgcttgtctgtactgagctgtacgttctccccatgacctgcgtggggtttctctgagatttatcacactccaaagacgtacacgtttgtaggttaattggcttggtataaaagtaaattgtccccagtgtgtttaggaaacatagaaacatggtggcactgtggcacaacggcaaagttgctgccttacagcgcttgcagtgccggagttcTGGGTTCATTCCGACTACagctgcttatctgtacggagattgtacattctccccgtaaccggttttctccgagatcttcggtttcctcccacactccaaagacgtacaagtatgtaggttaattggcttggtgtatgtgtaaattatccctagtgtgtgtaagatagcattaatttgcggggtgatcgctggtcggcgctgaatctgtaggccgaagggcctgtttctgtgctgtatctctaaagatagaaaataggtgcaggagtaggccatatagtccttcgagccagcactgtcattttatatgtttctataagatcccatctcttccttctaaattccactaaaTATAAGCCATAATGAAAGTTGTCTTTTAATAGAAGCGGCGCACTGGTGTGCgggagattgttggtcggcgctgactcggtaggccgaagggcctgtttccgtgctgtatctctaaactaaactaaacaggatggCTAGTGGTCAGCTTACAAGTTGCTCTGAGAAGCCTCCTGCTTACACATCCACAATTATTCATTGTAGTTTGATACAAAGTTTGGGTTGCATTTAGCTATAAACTGGAAGTGTTGGACTTTCAAAATGTTGATAGAAATAAAGTCTTTACAAAGAGAGAGAAATTAATCCAGTCACAAAGTACTCTAAAAGCAACAATGGTGTGCTTGCCAGCTTTTGCAGCTGAAGGATGAGGTGCATCCATTCACACCTCTAGTCATTACACAACCGTTCAGTGGCTGTGTTTCATTGGAGCGGCTGGCTTGCCTGTATTTGTGAGATGCAGGCTCTGTCTACCCAGGGTCTCAGACAGTTCATTCCTTTTCCACACACTTTGTACTCTTCTCTGAGTTTTACGGTTGACGCCATTATCAGATGACACAATGGACTCTGCCAAATTAAGGGTGcaatcccattctcccaacctatctcattgtaACTGATACAAATGAGTGTCGAATATTAGGGTTGTGTGTGTGCAATGGAATTAAAAATGAGTTTTCTTTTATTGATTTCAgcaattgatattttaaatgaaaaggggaagatacagcttGCATTTCAAACCAAAAATGCAACTGAATCTTCCAGGAATGAGAAACGTATAATAAACAAATCTTTAGCAAATTGTTCAAAATCACAATTACCGGCTCTGCGAATGAAGTCGCTACAATCGGGGTGATGTTGGTCGGTCAGAAGAGAGAGAATGAGCTGCACATGAACCACAGCGAGCGCCACACCGCTAAGGTATGACTGACTGATTCTCTGACGGGGGCAGGGGTGAATGTAGCACCTTCACATGAGCAGCCCCAGGGAGTGATTGCTTCTTCAATGTGGACCTGCCCCGACAAAACTCTTGCCCACACGCTTTAGGAACGGGTGGGCGGGTGGGAGCATCCGCCACATTGCGCTTTTGGCTGTAGATTGGCAActcatctgtctgtctgtctgtctgcgggGGTGGGTTATGAAGGCtatcatgccattcgctttctcacTTCCTGCTCTACctacatacttactttcagtgactgatgaacaaggacccccaggtctcgtcgtactttcccttttcccaacttgacaccatttatataataatcttcctttctgtttttgctaccaaagtggagaacctctcatttatccacattaaactgcatctgcccactcacccaacctgtccaactccaccctgcattcttatagcatcctcctcacagttcacactgccacccagctttctgtcatctgtaaatttgctaatgttacttttaatcccttcatctgaatcattaatgcatatagtaaatagctgcggtcccagcaccgagccttgcggtatcccactagttatccctactctttgtttcctgtctgccaaccaattttctatccatgtcagtatctgacccccaataccatgcaatctaattttgcccactaatctcctatgtgggaccttatcaaatgctttctgaaagtccaggtatactacatccactggctctcccttgtccattttcctagttacatcctcaaagaactctgaccgatcctgctactgctacccaaatgtgccactatttcatcttttatagatAGTGAGGCTATTGTGTGGAGGTGGGTAtcagggagggtggtgctggttgGGACGTGGGGGTGGTGGTGCCGCAGTTGTCACGGTTCCTGTCCCACCCCCCCGGTGGGGTGGAGCCGCGACACAAACTAACACTCTAGAATGTAGCATTTTGAACGATGCAGACAATGGGCAGCGGCACCGGGGGCgggacatagacacagacacagacagacggcgTTGGAGGAGGTCGTGTCTGGTGTCTGCTCTGCTCAGCTCAGCTATACTCTACCCTACCATCATCTACTATACTATATTATACTCTAGGTGCGGCGGGGACAGGCGGCGACCAGAAGGGGAGTGGGTGAAGTGGCCACGCTCCCGCTCCTTGTTCCCGGCGCCGCGGCGAAGCTTCTGCTGCTCGGACCCCGCAGGGACCATCACTCggtgagtctgtctgtctgtctgtcgtgtcGGTCCCTGGCCCCGCACAGGTGACCGCTCCTCCCGGCGCCGGGGGCCCTGCGGACGGGGGCAGCTCCCAGCCTCACCCCCTTGACTGCATCCCCTTAAACATCGACCCACGGCAGCGCTGTCAGAGCCCAGGGGCGCCGCACCGCTGAATGAACCAACCGCACACTTTAAAGACGTAttgtacaagttattgacatttgtaactttacaaaaactacttttaaagccgcttccacttgccctgcctgtcaatGACATCACGATGGAATCCCGAATCTCATTGACATCAAATTCTAAACAAAATCTGTTTCATTCTAATTCTCCCGTTTTCATTCACAATAACGTCACACAGGGAATCCGAATCTCATTGACATAAAACATGGTGTGGGGTGGGATAGggtagaggtgaggagtgggggaagcaGGCAgtcagggagaggggttatggagggaggaagggagtgactgagggagggagaggtgattgagggaggaggagaggggaaagaagagggaaggtgaaggaaGATGCCTGGTGTGGGCCGAGCCTCGGGGCTGTAGCCGGGCCTGGGCTTTGGTCGCTGAGGAGCAGACACAGACACTGTCTGGGCCCTGAGTGCGGCTCCGGGCCCTGGGCTGGGGTTCGAGCCGGTGTGGGGTCCGGGGGCTGCTGCTCCGAGCCcgtgggcagggagaggagcgggacctggggcaagttgtttgtcatgtacatcaatgatctggacgatggtgtggtaaattggattagtaagtatgcagatgatactaagataggtggggttgcgggtaatgaagaagagtttcaaagtctacagagagatttatgccagttggaagagtgggctgaaagatggcagatggagtttaatgctgataagtgtgaggtgctacatcttggcaggacaaatcaaaataggacgtacatggtaaatggtagggaattgaagaatgtaggtgaacagagggatctgggaataactgtgcacagttccatgaaagtggaatctcatgtagatagggtggtaaagaaagcttttggtgtgctggcctttataaatcagagcattgagtatagaagttgggatgtaatgttaaaattgtacaaggcattggtgaggccaattctggagtatggtgtacaattttggtcgcctaattataggaaggatgtcaacaaaatagagagagtacagaggagatttactagaatgttgcctgggtttcagcaactaagttacagagaaaggttgaacaagttagggctttattctttggagcgcagaaggttaaggggggacttgatagaggtttttaaaatgatgagagggatagacagagttgacgtggaaaagcttttcccactgagagtagggaagattcaaacaaggggacatgacttgagaattaagggactgaagtttaggggtaacatgagggggaacttctttactcagagagtggtagctgtgtggaatgagcttccagtgaaggtggtggaggcaggttcgtttttatcatttaaaaataaattggatagttatatggatgggaaaggaatggagggttatggtctgagcgcaggtatttgggactaggggagattatgtgttcggcacggactagaggggtcgagatggcctgtttccgtgctgtaattgttatatggttatatggttataagaaccTCCCCCAGACCGCAGCCTCAGCCTCTCCCTCCCATGGCTCCAGAcctgtcgacacgtgacgcctgtatggtcgtgaatagtcacccaaagagtcgcaccttttCCTGGTCCCCGCTGGATCTTCAccgtgttgaacatttttggcgacctgctgcgactatgacgggtgccggcagtcgc
This region of Amblyraja radiata isolate CabotCenter1 chromosome 11, sAmbRad1.1.pri, whole genome shotgun sequence genomic DNA includes:
- the LOC116978434 gene encoding uncharacterized protein LOC116978434, encoding MPFAFSLPALPTYLLSIVRLLCGGGYQGGWCWLGRGGGGAAVVTVPVPPPRWGGAATQTNTLECSILNDADNGQRHRGRDIDTDTDRRRWRRSCLVSALLSSAILYPTIIYYTILYSRCGGDRRRPEGEWVKWPRSRSLFPAPRRSFCCSDPAGTITRKSSAPGLLVVGHSLVPVNNGHLLDRCLYSVQVRAPGIHRLPSSTWSHPSPLPPPSPPHLCTEHTLPQDTQSH